GCGCGCACCCTACCGGGTTCGGGGTGCCCAGGGGATTCCCGCACTTTATGACTTCTCCACCGCTGCGGACTTCTATGGCAACATCATCTCGGCAATCTCCTATATCTGCCGGCAATTAGGCTTTAAGGGCCTGGTGCTTTTGATTGATGAGGCGGAGACCGTTACCCGGCTCTGGGATATCATCTACCTCTCCAAAAGCATCAACTTTATGGAGGGGCTGGTCCGGATTGCCCAGAACGACCCCCAGCTGCGCCAGATTAGCGACCGGCTGATTCACAATCAGGTCCGACCCGTCCCTTATATCTACCGTGAGCCGGCACTTTTAGTAATCTTTGCCACCACCCCAACCCCGGGCGAATACGGTTATTTAAGACTTGCCAACTCTATCCGGCACCGTATAGAACTTTCACCTTTGAGTGACCAGGCGCTTGCCAATGCCTTTGCCACAATGATAAATGTTTACGAGCGGGCATATCCCAATTTCCATCTGCCGGTAGAGGAGCAGAAGCGACTGCTTGCCCGAACCGCGCGCCAGAACAGCGCTGGCATCAGGGCGTTTATCAAAGGTTGTGTTGAGGCGCTTGACATCGCCCGGATGCGCCAGCAGGGGGTCTTGCCCCAAAGAGCGGCTGTGGCTTAGAACAAGGTGCCTTCTTCGCTTGAGGAACAGAAAGAGATAAGGACCGCGCTGGCACACACCTGGCCAGCATTCTTTGCCCGTTTCGGCTCATTGACCGAGGTCCAGGTCAAGGCGATTCCGGAAATCCTTTCCGGCAACAATTTGGTGCTCATTTCACCCGCAGCATCAGGCAAGACCGAGGCGGTTGTTGCCCCGGTTGTGGAAAGGCTGTTAAGCCAGGATTGCCGCAACTTTTCCGTCCTCTACATCTCGCCCACCCGCGCCCTGGTCAACGACCTCTATCGCCGTCTGGTTGAGCCCTTAGAATATTTAGGATTAAAACTTGAGCGCAAGACCGGCGACCATCCAACAGTCAGGGAAAAAAGCCTGCCCTTTATGCTCTTGACAACGCCGGAGTCATTTGACTCCCTCCTCTGCCGGCACCCGCGCATATTCTCAACCCTGAAGGCGGTGATTTTGGATGAGATTCACCTCTTGGATAACACCCCGCGCGGGGACCAGTTAAGGGTCCTTTTGGAAAGGCTGCGGCTCATCAACAGCAATCTAAATTATTATGCCCTTTCCGCAACGATTGACGACGAGAAAATCGGTGAACGCTACTTCTCCAATGCCCGAGTGGTAAAGGTGGCAAAGGAGCGGGAGATTGAGGCAGAACTCATCAAGGCTGGTCCGGACTGGCAGGGAAGGGTTATCCAGAGGCTTGTGGCTCAGGGCTGCCATAAGGTCTTGGTTTTCTTTAATGCCCGCTCACTTGCCGAGGCAAATGTTAAGCTGTTTGACCGGCCGCCTTTTACCGGCAAGGTCTGGGTTCATCATGCCAGCCTGACAAGGCAGGTGCGCGAGGAGGTTGAGGCAAAGATGAACAAGGAGCGCATCGGCATCTTGTGCTGCACCTCCACCCTTGAACTGGGGATTGATATCGGTGATGTTGATGCGGTGGTGTTGTTTCGCCCGCCATTCAATGTCTCCTCCCTATTACAGCGCATCGGCAGGGGAAACCGGCGCTCGGGGAACGGGTTGTATATGATTGGTGTCTATCTTGACTCCTGGGAAAGGCTGCTTTTTGAGACCTTTATTGACTGCGCGCGCAAAGGCGAACTTTATGAGAAGCGCTATACCCCCTGCCTTGCCATCCTGCCCCAGCAAATCATCTCCTACTGTTTTCAGCGCCGGCGCATCGGCACCACCTTTGATGCGCTTAGGCGCATATTTCAGCCGGTTTATGGCTCAAGCCCGGTGGTGGAGAAGGTTTTTGCGCATCTCCTTGACGAACGGGTTCTCCAGGAAAGGTCAAACGGTATTTTCTTCCTGACCGATGCCCTTGAGCACAAGGTGGAACTGGGCAAGATTCACTCCAACATCCAGGAGAAAAGTTTTGGCCAGTATCAGGTGATTGACATCACCTCCGGTCAGGAGATTGGCACGGTCTATTTTGTCCTTGAGCGGTTTGTTCTTGCCGGCAGGTCCTGGCAGACAATTGAACGCAAGGAGAGGGACAAAAAGATTCTTGTCAAACCCTTAGAGGCAATCTCCACCAGCACCAAGGTTTTTGAAGGCACTGGCACTGGCGGCTACTGCTATCTTATGGCTGAGGTCTTAAAAGCCAGGATTTTCCCGGGTCTGAAAAAGGGCGAGTTTCCATTTTACACAGATGGAGACCGGTCATATATTGTCCATCTCCTGGGCACAACCTATGGCGGGCTTCTCGCTGCGGCTCTGCAGGTTGAGGGCAAAGATGCCGAGGACTTGGGGGGCAAGGTTTTGATAATCAGCAATCACCGGGGGGGTGGTCCCCCCCACAGGAATATGGAGAGGTTTCCTTTGCCCACAAGAGAGGCGATCAAGGCGGTGGTACGCGCGCATCTTGAGATGTTTGAGGATAGCCTCGGCTCAGGCGCATTCTTTGACCTTCTCCCTGAGGAGTTAAAGGTTGAAGACCACCTCTTGACCCTTGATGTTGATGGGCTCTGGGAATACCTTGATGCCATCCAGCTGGTGCGGATGGAGCCTGCCGCGCTCAGGGCGCAGATTGGCGAGCATCTGCCGGAAATGGTTCAGGAATGAATAGGCTTTTGGTCGTTGCCTATTACACCCCGCCGCTCGGACTTTCCGGGGTGATGCGGGTGACAAAACTGTGCAAGTTTCTGCCCGATTTTGGCTGGGAGCCTATCATCCTCACGGTCAAGGATGTTGCCTATTATGCCTATGATGAAAGCCTCTTAAGCGACCTGAGCCGGGCAAAAATCTTCCGCACCGAAAGCCTGGACCCAAACCGGATTTTAAGAACACTGCAAAATGTAAAAGGCAAAAGGCAGAAGGCAAAAAGAGAACCACCATTGGGCAGCAGGTATGATTTAGCACGAGGGGCAAGGCTATTGAATTTCATCTTCCTTCCTGATGCCAAGGTTGGCTGGATGCCATTTGCGATTAAGGAGGGTAAAAGGCTCATTTGGGAACTGAAACCTCAGGCGGTTTTGGCAACAGCCCCGCCCTGGAGCGCACTACTAATTGGTTTGAAACTGGCGCAAAATGGCAACCTGCCTTTTATTGCCGACTTCCGCGACCCCTGGCCCGCGGGTTTTCAGGCACCCCCATTTTACCAGCGACCGTTTCTCAAGAAAATACTTAAGAGGATATTTGCCGGTGCCAGTATGGTCTTAGCGGTGAACAAAGGAACCGCACAAAGGATTGCGCACTACGGTGAAGAAAAGATAGCGATTTTGGAAAACGGTTTTGACCCGGATGAGTTTATTATAGCCCCGGAAAAACTGCCGGGCTTCAGCATCCTCTATGTAGGCAATCTTTATGAGAACCAGCAGGAGATCGCCGGTTTCCTCTCAGCACTCACTCAACTACCTGATGTCAGGTTTTACCTTGCTGGCAATATTGACAAAGAGAGCCAGAAAATGCTTCAGAAAAACAAACAGGTCACGCTTTTGGGCAGGGTTCCCCATTCCCGGGCGCTTGCCCTGATGAAGGGTGCGGATGCACTTTTGTACATCGGCAAACCCGGTCAGCCGGTCGGTTTGAAACTTTATGAGTATTTGGGCGCGCAAAAGCCGATAATTGTCTGGGCAGAGAACGCCCTCGAAGCGGCAGATTTGGTGAAGGAAATGGATGCCGGCAGCTCCTGCAATGATGCCGTATCTTTGGGCAGATTTATCCAGGAGATAAAGGAAAATCCAAACCGCTTTTCCGGGAAGGACCGCAGCCGGTTCAATCGCAGGAATCAGGCAGAATGGCTGGCACTACGCCTAAAAAGCCTGTTGTGAAGTTGCCAGTTAATAACCCGGATTAGGGCTGAGATTTCAAGAAGGGGCAAAAGGACAACCGCCTTCAGGAAAAAGGGGGCACCGGTGTTATATTTCTTCAAGAAGCGGAAAAGGGAGCGATGCGCCTCATAAACCATTTTTGGCTTTATTTGCCCGGTGCTAGCACCAAGTTTGTGATAAACCCTTGCCTCAGGCAGATATGCGGTCCTGCCGCCCTTTTGATAAAGCCGATAGGAGAGGTCAACATCATTGTAAAAGATGGGAAATGTTTCATCAAACCCTCCCAGCTCAGTGAAAACGGTGCGCCGGATTAAAAGGCAGGATGCCATCGGCTGCTCAACATACTGAAATTTGTCGTAGTCAAAATAGCGCAGGCGCCACTTGCCAATTTTTTTGAATTTCGGAAAGATTCTCGGCAGACCGGTCATCTCCCATAAAACCGATGAGAAAGTTGGAAATGAACGGATGGAGAGTTGCTTTGTGCCATCAGGGTTTAAAAGCCTTGGTGCCACCGCGGCAACAAGAGGGTTCTTGTCAAGGAACTCAACCATTCTGTCAAGCGCATCATCTCTAATGATGGTGTCCGGATTTAAAAAAAGGAGATATTCCCCCTGAGAGGCTGCCGCACCCTGATTGTTGGCACAGGCATAGCCAAGGTTCTTCTCATTCAGAATCAGTTTTAAATGAGGTGCGCTATAAGAAAGAAGTATCTCCCTGGTTTTGTCCCTTGATGCGTTGTCAATTACAATTGTCTCAAAGTCTGATGAGCACCTGATTGAACCAAGGCAGGCTTTGATATCCTCAGCGCTGTTATAGGTGACGATGATGATTGAAACCTTCAACTCAACCTCTACCTCAACCTATTCCTATTCCTGGTTGCGGTAGTACTCCAAGAGGTCGGCAAGGGTTTTTTCAAAGGGTATTTCTGGCTGCCAGGAGGTGAGGCGCTGAAACTTTTCCGCGCTACCTGAGAGATAGGGGATGTCATAGGGACGGATTTCGGTTGCACCGGAACGAACCTCAACCGGCTTATTTGCCATCTTTAAGAGAATATCAACCCCGTCGCGCAAGCGGATACAATTCCCAGAGGTTATGTTATAGGTCTCGCCGCTCAGGCAGTTTTCCATCGCCAAAACATAGGCGCGACAGATGTCCCTGACATCGGTATAGTCCCGGCGCACGCTCAAATCGCCCATCTTCAGAACCGGCTCCTGCCTACCCTTTTCCACCAGCGCAATGTGACGGGCAACCTTGGGAAACACAAACCTCGGCGCCTGACCGGGTCCAGTATGGCTGAAGGGTCGGACAATCACAATGTCCATCTCCCAGGTCCGATAATAAAGCCTGCCAATCTCCTCAGCCAAAAGTTTACTCCTGGCATAGGCGGTCAAAGGATTGGGTAGGTCATCTTCGGTGTGCGGCTTTTCACCCCGACCATAAACATCAGCAGATGATACCAAAAGAATCCGGCATGGGAGTCGCAACTGATGAACCGCAAGAAAAAGTTTCAGGGTCCCTAAAGTATTTACCTGATAACAGGGAACCGGCTCTTTCTCAGCATCGGCAACCGAGGAAATCCCGGCAAGATGGAAAATCCATTCCGGCCGGCTCTCTTCAAGAACCCTCTTTATCTCCTCAAATCGGCAGATGTCCGCATGGAAAAGTTCGGCAGCCAAGGGTGTCTTTGGCTCAGTATGATGAATCCCGTAAACCTGATACCCCTTTTCATTAAGATAATTGCAAAGATGGGTGCCAACAAAACCCTCAATGCCGGTGATGAGAACCCGCTTCATTGAGAACTCAAATCAAACCCGTTCGCGCCAGTAGTTGAGCAAATCCTCAAGGGTTTTTTCAAAAGGAATCTCCGGCTCCCAACCGGTTGCCTCCTTGAGTTTGGTGGCATCGCCAATCAGAAGTTCAACATCGCTTGGGCGCAGCCTCTTTGGGTCCTGCCTCACCTCAAACTTCACTTTCGCAAACCCTTTAAGAATCTCAACCACCTCCTTGATTTTGCGCCCCTTGCCCGTAGCAACATTGTAAACATCACCAGGCGTTCCCCTTTCCAGAATCAAATAATAGGCGCGCACCGTATCCCTGACATCGGTAAAGTCCCTGACCGCATCAAGATTACCCACATAAAGAATTGGCTCCCGCTTTCCTTTTTCCATCTCGGCAATCTGTTTGGCAAAATTTGATGTGACAAAAACCTGCCCCCTTCTCGGTCCGGTGTGATTAAAACCGCGGGTGCGGACGATGAACATCTTATAACTCTGGTGATACTGATAGCCCATCAAATCCTGCGCCACCTTGCTCACCGCATAAGGAGAGAGTGGTCTTAATGGGTTGGTCTCCTTTATCGGCACCTCATCCGGCAGAACCAGACCATACTCCTCGCTGGAGCAGGCAATCTGAATCCGGCATTCGCAACCACAGGCGCGCACCGCCTCAAAGATGTTGGTCTGACCAATCACATTGGTGACAAATGTCTCTGCCGGCGCTGCCCAGGACATCGGCACAAAACTCTGGGCAGCAAGGTGATAAATCCGGTCGGGCTTCACGAGGGAAATAACCTGATTGACCGAATAGGCGTCGCGCAGGTCGCAGTCATGGAGAAAAATCTTGCCCATAAGATGCTCAATGTTTTCGGTTCTTGAGCGCCACCGGATGATGCCATGAACCTCGCCCTTACCCAGCGTTAAAAGATAATCAGCCAGATGACTCCCAGCAAAACCGGTAATACCAGTAATCAAATATTTCAACTGACCTCCTTCGCAAATATTAGTTCGTAGTTATTGGTTTTTAGTTCATAAGACCAAGAACTTAGAACTAAGAACCAGAAACTAAAATTATTTTCCATTACGCCTTCTGCACCTTGCCCGAGCGGAGACAGCGGGTGCATACCCAGATGCGCTTGGTCGCAGTTCCTTCCTTCACCCGCACCCGCTGCAGGTTCGGCTCCCAGCGCCTTTTGGTAACATTATGGGCGTGGCTGATATTTGAGCCAACCATACCGACCTTGCCGCAAATCTCACAATGCTTAGCCATTAAATCCTCCTGTTATCAAGATAGTTCATAGTTAATCGTTTTCGGTTCCTGGTTCAGAAAACCAAAAACTAATATTCAAAGATAAGGTATAAACCTTGACCTGTCAAACAAAAGCAGGGGAATATTTACCATTTTTAATATAAAGATTTTACTTGACAGGGGGGGTAATTTTATAAAATTTCGTGTGTTGACTGAGTCTTCAATTTTCGTCTCTCTCTTACCCTGCAGTTATAATCTCTTGGTTTTGAGTTGCGCACAAAGGTTTCGAAAGACAGAAACCAACCGTTTTAGAAAATTTTTAACATTCGCCCTATGCGTGCGACCCTTCTTCTGCCGAAGCAGCGCGGCAGAAGGGGTGAAGAAATTAACGCTGCATCCCGGTTTTACCGGTTATTAATATTTCAAAAGGAGGTTTAAATGATAGTAAACATAATAGCGGCAATCCTGCTGGCGACTACTCCTGTTGTCTCAGAAAACGCCAATGTGCCAGCAGCACCAGTCTCAACCGTTACGATTGGTGATGTGGAGGTAACCTGGACCGAATTTGGCGTCCCGGAGCGAATAAACATCCAGGGCTATGTGACAACTGTTGCAGGTGAAACCCTCAGCGGCAATCGCTCAATGACTTTCAAACTTTATGATGCAGGGAGCGGCGGGAATGAATTGTGGAGTTATTCTGGCAGTGTGGAATTCCGAGCAGGTCTTTTCAGTATTGCCTTAGGAATCCCCGCTACTCACTTCTCATCTGGTGCTCAGCGCTGGCTTGAAGTAACTATTGAAGGTCAAACGCTCTCACCCAGAGTAGAAGTTACGAGCGCAGCATTCGCATACCGCAGTATCAAAAGCGACACGGCGAATTACAGCACATCTGCCTCACCTTCAGGTCCTGCTGGAGGTGACTTGACCGGAAACTACCCTAATCCAAGTATCGCCAACAATGCTGTTACATCGGCAAAGATTCAGGATGGAACAATCCAACAAGCAGATTTAGGATTTACCTGCGGTGACATTACCGGTGTTTACGCTGGAACTGGATTAACTGGTGGTGGTAGTTCGGGTGAAGTAACACTCAGTTTCAATACCAGTTACACTGTTCCCAATGCCGACAAGGTGGACAATTACCATGCCGGAAATTCCTCTGGGCAAGTTCCGATTTCAAACGGCACCCTCTGTTCCAACCTGAATGCGGATATGCTTGACGGCTACCACGCCAGCAATTTGCCTGTTCCTTCGCACAGTCATAGCCTTACATTGTCCGGTGATGTTACTGGCTCTGGCAATGTTCCGGGCACAATTACGACAAACATTGCCAGCGGGGCGGTTGGCACAAGTGAATTGGCGGATGAGGCTGTGACAATCGACAAAATAGCAAATCCATTATTCACAAGTGAACCTTTTTACATTCAAAGAACATCCGGGTGTCCAACCGTGAGTGTACGTAATACTGCCACTAGCGGTGACGCCGATGTTTTATATGCAAGGGCACTTTTATCTAATTCATCATCTACTTGGTGTCTGAGCTCAATTACTCAAAAAGGTTATGCTCTTTGGGTAGCGAAAAACGCGGACGATAATGTATATGCACTATATGTCGATGCTTATGGATCTGGTTCCGGTGCAGAGGGTATTTATACCGATGGTAGATTAGTTGCTGAAGGAGGGAAGTCAACGGTAGTAAGGACTTCTAAGGGAAAAGAAGTTCTCTTTTGTGTCGAATCGCCCGAAGAAGAATTTTACTCTAACGGAACAGCACAACTCAGTAATGGGATGGCCTCAGTCACCTTTGATAGACTCTTTAGCGAAGCGATTTCACCATATATACCTGTAAGGGTTATAATTACCCCGGTAGGTTCTTGGAGTGGTATATATGTGCAAAATACAACAGCAAATGGCTTCATAGCTCGATGTGAAACTGGAAATATGAATGCTGAATTTAATTGGATAGCTATTGGAAGAAGAAAAGGTTCGGAAAAAAGACCTGTCATTCCTATTCCCAACGACGAAGAGATTGAACAAATGAAAGAAAAAAAGATTCAATAGGAGGAAATATGCGTAAATCTTTCTTATTTGCTATTACCTTGCCTATGTTGATATCCAATCTTTCTATTGCCCAAAATTACATCCTTAAAGCCGATATTCTTGATGGAGGCGGTACAAAGACAACTTCTTCTGATTATATCTGTCAATTGAGCATCGGGCAATCGGTTGCATCGGGAATTGTTACAAGCGGCAATTATAAAGGCATCATCGGCTTCTGGCATAATCCTTATGGGGGTGGATTGCCGGGAATTGAAGAGGTATCTACACACTCTCTTTCTCCAGTAGTTTTTAATCTTGCGCAGAATCTTCCCAATCCATTCGCCAATCGCACGGTCATTCAGTATTCTCTTCCCAAAGAGACAGAAGTTTGTCTAAAGGTCTACAACTCAACTGGTAGAGTGGTAACAACACTTGTGCAAGGAAAACAGCAGGCAGGTATCTACAATGTCGTCTGGAATGTTCGTAATGTGCCTAAAGAACAATTGCCAGCCGGAACCTACTTCTACCGACTTAAAGCAGGTGAATTCACGGCGATAAGGAAGATGGTGAAGTTGGAGTAGGCATTTACCTCACTTTAATCCTCTTCCATTAAGGAAGAGAGGAGAAAGGATAATGGGCGGGGATTTCTCCTCGCCCATTTTAATAGTTGACCAGGACCTGTTTTTGAGTATCATTAATTGATGAAGCAGAAACTATCCCCTTATCGTAACATCAATGCATTTATCCGCAAAGGGGAGAAGTATTATGTGGCAGAATGTGTTGAAATTGGTGTAGTTACTCAGGGTAAAACGGTTGACGAGACCATCGCCAATCTCAGAGAGGCGGTGGCACTACACTTAGAAAATGAGGACCTTGCGGAGTTGGGGTTTGCCCGGAATCCTTCTTTAATAATTACGATGGAATTAGAGCCCATCCTAAGTGCCATCTAAACTAAAAAGGCTCACAGGTCCGGAGGTCATTAAAATTCTACAACAATTTGGGTTTGAGGTCCATTCCCAAAGGGGAAGCCATATTAAGTTGCGAAGGATAAGTTCAGCCGGTGAGAAGCAGACTTTGACCCTCGTAACCCACAAAGAACTTGATACCGGCACTATTTATGCGATATTCCGGCAGGCATGCCGCTATTTGCCCGAAGAGCAATTGCGACGATATTTTTATACCGAGTAATATCGCTTGGTCGCCAATCAAAATGGTGTAACCTGCTTTAACTGTCTTTTCATCTATTTTTATTTTGGTTTTACAATCGGTTTGACTCTCTGACCTGAGGTGGTTGGAATTTGCAAAAAATAAACACCGGCGGGTAACCGTTCAAAATTTTTTAGATTGACCCTTCTGCCGGATTTGTCATAAAGGGAGAAGTTGCCGGTCAATGAGTTA
The DNA window shown above is from candidate division WOR-3 bacterium and carries:
- a CDS encoding BREX system ATP-binding domain-containing protein, with translation ILVRFQTGLRLWLPKSRVRPLFDIDEGLLDSAVAAAVGIDRVSACRMIEAFRLGIVPHQDVELFTFGRDKELRLLEEALDGLARSRGDVYMIEGEYGTGKTHLLELIHHRALKKGMVASLVQFDPQEVAPHRPKRVYRELVRNIRFIHEGRECGFRELLRMALDLDLKDHVFFGPLLRKMKKLDPLATETEVFWQWVEGESTKEYATEMRAPYRVRGAQGIPALYDFSTAADFYGNIISAISYICRQLGFKGLVLLIDEAETVTRLWDIIYLSKSINFMEGLVRIAQNDPQLRQISDRLIHNQVRPVPYIYREPALLVIFATTPTPGEYGYLRLANSIRHRIELSPLSDQALANAFATMINVYERAYPNFHLPVEEQKRLLARTARQNSAGIRAFIKGCVEALDIARMRQQGVLPQRAAVA
- a CDS encoding DEAD/DEAH box helicase — encoded protein: MPSSLEEQKEIRTALAHTWPAFFARFGSLTEVQVKAIPEILSGNNLVLISPAASGKTEAVVAPVVERLLSQDCRNFSVLYISPTRALVNDLYRRLVEPLEYLGLKLERKTGDHPTVREKSLPFMLLTTPESFDSLLCRHPRIFSTLKAVILDEIHLLDNTPRGDQLRVLLERLRLINSNLNYYALSATIDDEKIGERYFSNARVVKVAKEREIEAELIKAGPDWQGRVIQRLVAQGCHKVLVFFNARSLAEANVKLFDRPPFTGKVWVHHASLTRQVREEVEAKMNKERIGILCCTSTLELGIDIGDVDAVVLFRPPFNVSSLLQRIGRGNRRSGNGLYMIGVYLDSWERLLFETFIDCARKGELYEKRYTPCLAILPQQIISYCFQRRRIGTTFDALRRIFQPVYGSSPVVEKVFAHLLDERVLQERSNGIFFLTDALEHKVELGKIHSNIQEKSFGQYQVIDITSGQEIGTVYFVLERFVLAGRSWQTIERKERDKKILVKPLEAISTSTKVFEGTGTGGYCYLMAEVLKARIFPGLKKGEFPFYTDGDRSYIVHLLGTTYGGLLAAALQVEGKDAEDLGGKVLIISNHRGGGPPHRNMERFPLPTREAIKAVVRAHLEMFEDSLGSGAFFDLLPEELKVEDHLLTLDVDGLWEYLDAIQLVRMEPAALRAQIGEHLPEMVQE
- a CDS encoding glycosyltransferase, with amino-acid sequence MNRLLVVAYYTPPLGLSGVMRVTKLCKFLPDFGWEPIILTVKDVAYYAYDESLLSDLSRAKIFRTESLDPNRILRTLQNVKGKRQKAKREPPLGSRYDLARGARLLNFIFLPDAKVGWMPFAIKEGKRLIWELKPQAVLATAPPWSALLIGLKLAQNGNLPFIADFRDPWPAGFQAPPFYQRPFLKKILKRIFAGASMVLAVNKGTAQRIAHYGEEKIAILENGFDPDEFIIAPEKLPGFSILYVGNLYENQQEIAGFLSALTQLPDVRFYLAGNIDKESQKMLQKNKQVTLLGRVPHSRALALMKGADALLYIGKPGQPVGLKLYEYLGAQKPIIVWAENALEAADLVKEMDAGSSCNDAVSLGRFIQEIKENPNRFSGKDRSRFNRRNQAEWLALRLKSLL
- a CDS encoding glycosyltransferase family 2 protein, whose product is MKVSIIIVTYNSAEDIKACLGSIRCSSDFETIVIDNASRDKTREILLSYSAPHLKLILNEKNLGYACANNQGAAASQGEYLLFLNPDTIIRDDALDRMVEFLDKNPLVAAVAPRLLNPDGTKQLSIRSFPTFSSVLWEMTGLPRIFPKFKKIGKWRLRYFDYDKFQYVEQPMASCLLIRRTVFTELGGFDETFPIFYNDVDLSYRLYQKGGRTAYLPEARVYHKLGASTGQIKPKMVYEAHRSLFRFLKKYNTGAPFFLKAVVLLPLLEISALIRVINWQLHNRLFRRSASHSA
- a CDS encoding GDP-mannose 4,6-dehydratase — its product is MKRVLITGIEGFVGTHLCNYLNEKGYQVYGIHHTEPKTPLAAELFHADICRFEEIKRVLEESRPEWIFHLAGISSVADAEKEPVPCYQVNTLGTLKLFLAVHQLRLPCRILLVSSADVYGRGEKPHTEDDLPNPLTAYARSKLLAEEIGRLYYRTWEMDIVIVRPFSHTGPGQAPRFVFPKVARHIALVEKGRQEPVLKMGDLSVRRDYTDVRDICRAYVLAMENCLSGETYNITSGNCIRLRDGVDILLKMANKPVEVRSGATEIRPYDIPYLSGSAEKFQRLTSWQPEIPFEKTLADLLEYYRNQE
- a CDS encoding GDP-mannose 4,6-dehydratase gives rise to the protein MKYLITGITGFAGSHLADYLLTLGKGEVHGIIRWRSRTENIEHLMGKIFLHDCDLRDAYSVNQVISLVKPDRIYHLAAQSFVPMSWAAPAETFVTNVIGQTNIFEAVRACGCECRIQIACSSEEYGLVLPDEVPIKETNPLRPLSPYAVSKVAQDLMGYQYHQSYKMFIVRTRGFNHTGPRRGQVFVTSNFAKQIAEMEKGKREPILYVGNLDAVRDFTDVRDTVRAYYLILERGTPGDVYNVATGKGRKIKEVVEILKGFAKVKFEVRQDPKRLRPSDVELLIGDATKLKEATGWEPEIPFEKTLEDLLNYWRERV
- the rpmB gene encoding 50S ribosomal protein L28, which gives rise to MAKHCEICGKVGMVGSNISHAHNVTKRRWEPNLQRVRVKEGTATKRIWVCTRCLRSGKVQKA
- a CDS encoding T9SS type A sorting domain-containing protein; protein product: MRKSFLFAITLPMLISNLSIAQNYILKADILDGGGTKTTSSDYICQLSIGQSVASGIVTSGNYKGIIGFWHNPYGGGLPGIEEVSTHSLSPVVFNLAQNLPNPFANRTVIQYSLPKETEVCLKVYNSTGRVVTTLVQGKQQAGIYNVVWNVRNVPKEQLPAGTYFYRLKAGEFTAIRKMVKLE
- a CDS encoding type II toxin-antitoxin system HicB family antitoxin → MKQKLSPYRNINAFIRKGEKYYVAECVEIGVVTQGKTVDETIANLREAVALHLENEDLAELGFARNPSLIITMELEPILSAI
- a CDS encoding type II toxin-antitoxin system HicA family toxin, yielding MPSKLKRLTGPEVIKILQQFGFEVHSQRGSHIKLRRISSAGEKQTLTLVTHKELDTGTIYAIFRQACRYLPEEQLRRYFYTE